The genomic stretch CTTTGCCGTATCGCGCGAGCCGGAGCCTGCGACGCCGGCCGCGTTCTTCTGCCTGCCGGCAAGTCCGAAGAGCCCCACCGAGACGGCCTCCGTATCGAGGCCGACCCTGCCGTAGACGGACTTGTTGCGGTCGTTGTCGAACATGTGGTCGGGCCTCCTGTAGCCGGGGCTGTTGATCGAGTAGTTCTGTGAGATGCCGTTGCCGTTGGCCGCCCCCAGGGCGAGGGTGACGGGGCCGAAGTCCCGGTCGGCGAGGAGTCCGCGGTCGTAGGTGATGCCCGCCATGCGGTAGACCATGTAGTCCTGGAAGGTCATCCTCGTCTCCCGCGGAAACATGAGGTCCGATATCTGGAACTGGCCGAGCTGGAGCGCCACGCCCGTTGCGAAGACGTCGTCGTGGCGTATCCAGGCGTCCTCGACCACGACCTCGCCGTTGGCCCCCTTCTCGGCCATGATGGCGTAGAAGTAGTAGGTTATATGGTCCGAGAGCGGCGCGCTCGCAAAGAGCTTGAAGAGATAGGGCGCCTGGAAGTCAAGGTCTGCGTCGTTGCCCGTGGGGCCGGAGACGGGGTCCACCTCCGTGCCCTGGCGGCCCTGGATATAGAGGCGGCTCCTCACGGCAAGGGGCGCCGACGAGGGCAGGGCCAGTCGCTCGTCACCGGTGTCCATCGTCGAGCTCTCGCGCCAGCCGGGAAGCCTCATGTTGCGCGCCGCGAACTCCTCGCCGAAGCTGTTGAGCCGGGGGTAGGCGGCGTGACAGAGCGAACAGCTCGCGCCGTACTGGCGGGCGAAGGCCGGTATGGCCGCGGCGCTGCGGACGAGGACTGCTCCCGAAAGGAGCGAAGCGAAGAGGGCGACGAGCAGCACCGACGCCGCTCTCCCTCCGGACCCGCCGGCAGCGGCGGTTCCGCGTCCCCCGCAGAGGCCCTCTTTTCCGTAATCAGTCGAAGTTTCCCTGGTCATTCTCAACACATCCTCCGGGCGGCGGAGTGAGGCCCCTCAGGGGACCGGACGCCCATCAGGCTCCTGCTTACTTGACGTCCGGCCTGGGGGTAGCCTCCCCGGAGGGAGGAAGCCTCGGAAAGTCCACCCGTGGCTGCGCGCCGGTGAGGCTCTTGAGGAAGGCCACGATATCGGCCGTCTCGGCGGCGGTGAGCTCCACGCCGAGCTGCTTCTGCGCCATTATCTTCACGGCCTCTTCGAGGCTCCATACCTTGCCGTCGTGGAAGTACGGGTAGGTGAGCTCCACGTTGCGAAGCGGGGCGACGCGGAAGACCTTGCGGTCGGCCTCGTCCTTGGTGACCTCGTAGCGGCCCTGGTCGCTGCCGTAGTCGAAGCGCTGGAAGGAAGCGCCCCCCACGGCCGCGCCGTTGTGGCAGGCCACGCACCCCTTGGAGACGAAGAGCTCGAGGCCGCGAACCTCCCGCGCGGTGAGGGCGGATTCGATGCCTGCCAGGTATTCGTCGAAGCGCGAGGGGGTGAGAAGCGTCCTCTCAAAGGCCGCTATGGCCCTGGCCACGTTCTTGTAGGTAAGCGGCTCGGCCTCGCCCGGAAAGGCGCTCCTGAACATCTCAACGTAGGCCGGGATGGAGCCGAGGCGCCGGAGCACCAGCTCCTCGGTGGCGGCCATCTCCTTGGGATTGAGTATGGGACCCTCGGCCTGGGCCTCGACGTCCTTTGCCCTGCCGTCCCAGAACTGGCTGCCCAGTATGGCGGCGTTGAAGACCGTCGGCGCGTTGCGGGGGCCGAGCTGCCAGCCGTGGCCGATGGAGGTCTCGAGGTTGTCCACCCCGCCGGTGGCCAGGTTGTGACAGGAGTTGCAGCTTATGAAGCCGCTCCGGGAGAGCCTGGGGTCGAGAAAGAGGAGCTTTCCGAGCGCCGCCTTCTCGGGCGTTACGGGGTTGTCGGCGTTGTCGGCCACAAGCGGAAGCGGCGCGAAATGCTCCTTCACGTCGACGCCGGCCGCGCCGACCGCGCCGCCGATCATCCAGACAAAAGCAGCCACTGCGAAAATATACCTTCTCATGGTCGTCATCTCCCTCCGATCTTGTTGCTGTAAGACACGAAGTGTCGAACCCTCTCCGCCTCCCCGGCAGACGGTTCTGCGCCGCCCACCGGGAACAGGGCGCCGCGCCGGAGGCACGGCCTCGCCGCCAGCGCGGCCTCGCCGGCCCGGGGAGAACGGCCGAAGCCCTTAACCGGACCCCTCACTCCCAATTAATAGCACCGCCGCGCGCCCTGTCAACCCCCCGGGCCGCAACAGTCCCTGCAGCGGCCGTAGAAGTTGACGTGCGTCTCTATGAGCTCGAAATCCGAAGCCGCGTCCTCGGGCAGCTCGATCCCCTTGAGCGAGTCGATGAAGAGGTCGTCTATCCTGCCGCAGGTCACGCAGATTATGTGCTGGTGCGGCTCCGGATTGGGGTCGAAGTGGCTGCGCCTGGGATCGATGGTGATCTCCAGGAGCCTGCCGCCCCGCTTGAGCACGTCGAGGGTGTTGTAGACCGTCGCCATGGAGACCGTGGGATGGGTCTTGCGGACCTCGGTCAGTATATCCTCGGCCGTGGGGTGCGAGGTGTTGCCGTCGAGGAACTCCAGTATGGCGAGCCGCTGGGGCGTGAGCCTGAAGCCCTCTTCCCTGAACTTCTTTATGTCGATACCCATTGTAATCATTCTCACCTGAGAATTGTTCTGAATTATAGCGGCCTCCCACGGCCCTGTCAAGGACTTTTTTTCGAAAACATCCGATTAATTTGCCCCGGGGAGAAACTTTCCAGGGCGCGCCCTGAGCGCGGCCCTCACCGGGGAGGTCGCTACGCGCCAGGCGGGGTTTCTTTACGCCTTTGCGTAGCGACCTCCCCGGTGAGAGCCGCGCAGGCCGACCGAGGGATCCCATCGGCCGAACGATGCCGAACGAGTCAAAACCGCCTTGGATGTGAAAGGGATGGGTGTGGACGGTGATGAGAGGGGTGGAAGTCCGAGAAAAGAGAGAGCCCGCTACCGGCGGGGCTCTTTACTGCCTCGGCCTCCCCTTCTTGGCCGGCGGCTTGCGCTCGGCCGCTCCCCGCTCGATGGCGGCCCGGCGTTTGAGGCGGTCGCGCACCAGGGTGGCCGCCTTGCCGATAACGCCGGTCACGCTGCGGCTTCGCTGCTGGTAGGCGGGCCTTATGCGCTCTATCTCGCGTCCCAGCTCCACTTGAAGAGACGCCGACTTCTTGAGCGCCAGTATCTGCGAGGGGTAGACGCTCCGGTGGCCGCAGATGAAGAAGCTCACCACGCAGGCCGTGGCCGCATAGGGCGCGAGCTTCGAGCCGAAGAGCTCCACGGCCATGATGCTCGCCGCTATGGGAGTGTTGGCAGCTCCGGCCACGAGGGCCGCAAGCCCTATGGCCGCGAAGGTGGCCCTGTCAAAGCCCATGATATCGGCAAAGAAGCTCCCCGACGTGGCGCCCACGAAGAATGTGGGCGTCACTATGCCCCCGGAACCGCCGAAGTTGAGCGTTATGGAGGTGAAGAGCCCCTTGGCGAACGAAGAGTACCACGGCACGGGCTCGCCAAGCAGCACGGCCTCGATGGTATGGACGCCGAGGCCGAGATAGTCCCTGGAAAAGACGAAGACGAGCGCCGCCACCGCCGCGCCGCCCACAAGCCCCTTCACCGGCTTTGAAAGCGGCAGGCGCGAAGAGATGGACTTTCCGAGGTTGAGAAGCTCCACGTGGAGGAAGGAGCAGAGGCCGAAGAAGAGCCCCGAAAGGAGCACCTTGGCGAGAAAGAAGCTGTCGAGCCCCGGGATCGAGTCCATGAGGTTGTAGAAGTAGTGGACGCCCAGGGCCGAAGAGACCTGGAAGCCCACTATACCGGCTATGAAGGAGGGAAGGAGCACGTCGTAGAGGAGCGTGCCGATGAAGAGGACCTCGATGCCGAAGATGGCGCCCGCTATGGGTGTCCCGAAGACCGTGGAGAAGCCGGCGCTTATGCCGCAGATGACGAGCTTCTTGCGGTCTACGTCGTTGAACTTGAAGAGGTCGGCGAAGAGCGACGAAAGCCCCGCTCCTATCTGGGCGCAGGGCCCCTCCTTTCCGGCCGACCCGCCGGCGGCGATGGTGACGACCGTGGCCACGAGCTTCACCGGCACCACGGGCGCGTCGATCTTGCCAGAGCGGTGATGGACAGCCTCTATGACCTTCTCCGTGCCGTGACCCTCGGCCTCCGGGGCAAGCTTCTCTATGATGTAGGCGCTGAGGAAAAAGGCGACGGGCAGAAGCAAAAAGGTGTACTCGTGACGGCCGCCGAGCTCCACACCCCACTCCAGCGCCTTTAGAAAGACCGTCGTCGCGGCCCCGACGATTGCGCCCGTTATGGTGGCGAGCACAAGCCACTTGATGACGCTTACAAAAAGTACCGACTCCTCTTCTATCCTCTCGCGCATCCGCCGCTTCCTGTCCCTCCCAATGCTTTCGATATCTTAAGGAAGCTCTGATTTATTGCACTGGGGGAAACTTTCTACAGAAAGTTTCCCCCAGGGTAATCAATCAGAGTTTCCTTAACAGAGGTTATGCGTCGCCGGTCGTATGGAGGGGGAGTACCGGCGGCTGAAACTCTATCTTTTTGAGCACGAGCCCCTGCGGCGGCGCCGTGGCCGGCGCTGCCGACCGGCGGCGCGCCTCGATGACGGCCGCCACGTCGTCGGCGGCGAGCTTGCCCTTGCCGACCCAGACGAGCGTGCCCGCCATTATCCTGACCATGTGACGCAGGAAGGCCGTGCCGTGGACCTCGATGTCCACGAAGTCGCCGCACCGCCGGACCGAGACCGAGATGATGCGTCTTACGGAGTGGACGGCGTCGGAGTCGGCGGCGCGGAAGCTCGAAAAGTCCTTCTCGCCGACGAAGTGTGTCGCCGCCGCCGTCATGGCCTCCACGTCGAGCTCGTGGGGGACGAACCACGAGCGGCTGCGCCACAGCGGCGACCTGACGGGGCGGTTGAGGACGCGGTATACGTAGCGCTTGCTCCTTGCCGCCCGCCGGGGGTCGAAGTCCGGCGCCACGTCCACCGCCCTCTTCACGGCGATGTCGCCGGGCAGCAGGGCGTTGAGCGCAGCCGCGATGCCGTCGGCCGGTATGGTCGACGCCGTGGTGAAGCAGGCCGCCTGGTCCTCGGCGTGCACGCCCGCGTCGGTGCGCGACGCACCGGCCACGCGCACCCGTTCGCCCGTCAGGCGGCGCACCGCCAGCTCGAGCATACCCTGCACGGTGGGGCGGTTGGGCTGGAACTGCCATCCGGCGTAACCGGTGCCGTCGTACTCGACGGTGAGCAGGACCTTGCGAGGCCCGGAGCGTCCCTGCTCCGTACCGCCGGCAAGGCGCTCCGCGCCTTCGCCCCCCCCTCCGCCCCCCCGGCCTGTGGAAAGCACGGTCATCGAAGGCTGGGCTTCAGAGATACCTGTCTATCAGTATCTCGGCGATCTGTACGGCGTTGAGCGCCGCGCCCTTTCGCAGGTTGTCCGCCGCTATCCACATGTTTATGCCGTTCTCCACCGTCGGGTCGCGGCGGATGCGGCCCACGAGGACCTCGTCGCGGCCCTCGGCCTCGCTGGCCAGCGGATAGAGGTTGCGCGAGGGGTCGTCCGCCACCTCCACGCCCGGCGCTTCGCGCAGGAGCTCGCGCACCCCGTCGGGCGTCACGGCAAGCTCGGTCTCCACGTTCACCGACTCGCAGTGTCCGTTGAAGACCGGTACCCGCACCGTCGTGGCCGTCACCCTTATGGAGTCGTCGCCCATTATCTTCTTCGTCTCGTTCACCATCTTGGCCTCTTCCTTCGTATAGCCGTCGTCGAGGAAGACGTCGATATGGGGTATGCAGTTGAAGGCGATGCGGTGGGGGAAGACCCTCCCAATCTCGGGCTTTTTCATGTTGAAGAGCATGCGCACCTGGGCCGACAGCTCGTCCATCGCCTCCTTGCCGGCGCCGGAGACGGCCTGGTAGGTGGAGACGACCACCCGCTTTATCCTGAAACGGTCGTGGATGGGTTTGAGGGCCACGACCATCTGGATGGTCGAGCAGTTGGGGTTGGCTATTATGCCCCTGCGGCCGTAGCCCGCGATCTCGTCGGCATTGACCTCCGGCACCACGAGCGGCACCTCCGGGTCCATGCGGAAGCGGCTGGTGTTGTCCACCACCACGCAGCCCGCCGCCGCGGCCCGCGGCGCGTGAACGGCCGACACCTTCGCGCCCGGCGAGAAGAGCCCTATGTCCACGCCCTCGAAGTCCTCGTCCTCTATGGCGCGGACCGCCAGCTCCCCGCCCCGGAAGGAGAGCTTCGTCCCGGCGCTTCGCTCCGACGCAAGGAGCGTGAGCCTGCCCACGGGAAAATCACGCTCCTCGAGTATCTTTATGAGCTCCTTTCCCACCATGCCGGTCGCACCGGCGATAGCAACGTTGTAACTGCTCTTCTTCATGTTCCCTTCCACCACATCTGTATGGCCGCTCCCCGCTGGAGCCTTCCTCC from Deltaproteobacteria bacterium encodes the following:
- a CDS encoding cytochrome-c peroxidase, which encodes MRRYIFAVAAFVWMIGGAVGAAGVDVKEHFAPLPLVADNADNPVTPEKAALGKLLFLDPRLSRSGFISCNSCHNLATGGVDNLETSIGHGWQLGPRNAPTVFNAAILGSQFWDGRAKDVEAQAEGPILNPKEMAATEELVLRRLGSIPAYVEMFRSAFPGEAEPLTYKNVARAIAAFERTLLTPSRFDEYLAGIESALTAREVRGLELFVSKGCVACHNGAAVGGASFQRFDYGSDQGRYEVTKDEADRKVFRVAPLRNVELTYPYFHDGKVWSLEEAVKIMAQKQLGVELTAAETADIVAFLKSLTGAQPRVDFPRLPPSGEATPRPDVK
- a CDS encoding transcriptional repressor, producing the protein MGIDIKKFREEGFRLTPQRLAILEFLDGNTSHPTAEDILTEVRKTHPTVSMATVYNTLDVLKRGGRLLEITIDPRRSHFDPNPEPHQHIICVTCGRIDDLFIDSLKGIELPEDAASDFELIETHVNFYGRCRDCCGPGG
- a CDS encoding voltage-gated chloride channel; the encoded protein is MRERIEEESVLFVSVIKWLVLATITGAIVGAATTVFLKALEWGVELGGRHEYTFLLLPVAFFLSAYIIEKLAPEAEGHGTEKVIEAVHHRSGKIDAPVVPVKLVATVVTIAAGGSAGKEGPCAQIGAGLSSLFADLFKFNDVDRKKLVICGISAGFSTVFGTPIAGAIFGIEVLFIGTLLYDVLLPSFIAGIVGFQVSSALGVHYFYNLMDSIPGLDSFFLAKVLLSGLFFGLCSFLHVELLNLGKSISSRLPLSKPVKGLVGGAAVAALVFVFSRDYLGLGVHTIEAVLLGEPVPWYSSFAKGLFTSITLNFGGSGGIVTPTFFVGATSGSFFADIMGFDRATFAAIGLAALVAGAANTPIAASIMAVELFGSKLAPYAATACVVSFFICGHRSVYPSQILALKKSASLQVELGREIERIRPAYQQRSRSVTGVIGKAATLVRDRLKRRAAIERGAAERKPPAKKGRPRQ
- the truA gene encoding tRNA pseudouridine(38-40) synthase TruA → MTVLSTGRGGGGGGEGAERLAGGTEQGRSGPRKVLLTVEYDGTGYAGWQFQPNRPTVQGMLELAVRRLTGERVRVAGASRTDAGVHAEDQAACFTTASTIPADGIAAALNALLPGDIAVKRAVDVAPDFDPRRAARSKRYVYRVLNRPVRSPLWRSRSWFVPHELDVEAMTAAATHFVGEKDFSSFRAADSDAVHSVRRIISVSVRRCGDFVDIEVHGTAFLRHMVRIMAGTLVWVGKGKLAADDVAAVIEARRRSAAPATAPPQGLVLKKIEFQPPVLPLHTTGDA
- a CDS encoding aspartate-semialdehyde dehydrogenase, with product MKKSSYNVAIAGATGMVGKELIKILEERDFPVGRLTLLASERSAGTKLSFRGGELAVRAIEDEDFEGVDIGLFSPGAKVSAVHAPRAAAAGCVVVDNTSRFRMDPEVPLVVPEVNADEIAGYGRRGIIANPNCSTIQMVVALKPIHDRFRIKRVVVSTYQAVSGAGKEAMDELSAQVRMLFNMKKPEIGRVFPHRIAFNCIPHIDVFLDDGYTKEEAKMVNETKKIMGDDSIRVTATTVRVPVFNGHCESVNVETELAVTPDGVRELLREAPGVEVADDPSRNLYPLASEAEGRDEVLVGRIRRDPTVENGINMWIAADNLRKGAALNAVQIAEILIDRYL